A window from Vulcanimicrobium alpinum encodes these proteins:
- a CDS encoding cystathionine beta-synthase, giving the protein MTYFENALDAVGRTPLVRLHRVLDGAACLVLAKVEYVNPGGSVKDRPAVAMIEDAEARGILKPGATIIEATSGNTGTGLAMAAAIRGYRCILVMPDKMSKEKIDLLKAYGAEVVVTPTNVPNDSPESYYGVANRLTAEIPGAIQPDQWHNAQNPGAHYATTGPEIWEQTSGKITHFVSGMGTGGTISGTARFLKEKNPAIVVVGADPEGSIYSGDTPKSYKVEGIGMSYLPQTVDMRVIDRILRVTDKESFLMARRITREEGLLVGGSSGTAVAAAARIAKELPADAIMVVMMPDSGRGYMSKIFNDEWMHANGFLEDDRRKDTVGDVLRTKQPLPPMIVVSEEQTVKEALDLLRRYEISQLPVMRGNDVVGSINDVAVMQAVFDHADIMHKPVVEVMGRPFPALEHDSEVGMAYKLLTMANHAIVVTENARPVGVVTRQDVISFLSAQTAG; this is encoded by the coding sequence CTGACCTACTTCGAAAACGCGCTCGACGCGGTCGGACGGACCCCGCTGGTGCGCCTGCACCGCGTGCTCGACGGCGCGGCGTGTCTCGTTCTGGCGAAGGTCGAGTACGTCAATCCCGGCGGTTCCGTCAAGGACCGGCCGGCGGTCGCGATGATCGAAGACGCCGAAGCACGCGGGATCCTCAAACCCGGCGCAACGATCATCGAGGCGACCTCCGGCAACACCGGGACCGGCCTCGCGATGGCGGCGGCGATCCGCGGCTATCGCTGCATCCTCGTGATGCCCGACAAGATGTCGAAGGAAAAGATCGATCTGCTCAAGGCGTACGGCGCCGAGGTCGTCGTCACGCCGACGAACGTGCCCAACGACTCGCCCGAATCATACTACGGCGTCGCGAACCGGCTCACCGCGGAGATCCCCGGCGCGATTCAGCCCGATCAGTGGCACAACGCGCAGAACCCCGGCGCGCACTACGCGACGACGGGCCCCGAGATCTGGGAGCAGACGTCGGGAAAGATCACGCACTTCGTGAGCGGGATGGGGACCGGCGGAACGATCTCGGGCACCGCCCGATTCCTGAAAGAAAAGAATCCGGCGATCGTCGTCGTCGGGGCCGATCCCGAAGGTTCGATCTACAGCGGCGATACGCCGAAGTCGTACAAAGTCGAGGGGATCGGGATGAGTTATCTCCCGCAGACCGTCGATATGCGCGTCATCGATCGCATCCTGCGCGTGACCGACAAGGAGAGCTTCCTAATGGCGCGCCGCATCACGCGCGAAGAGGGGCTGCTCGTCGGCGGCTCGTCGGGGACCGCGGTCGCGGCGGCGGCGCGCATCGCGAAAGAACTCCCGGCCGACGCGATCATGGTCGTGATGATGCCCGACTCGGGCCGCGGCTACATGTCGAAGATCTTCAACGACGAGTGGATGCACGCCAACGGATTCCTCGAGGACGATCGCCGCAAGGACACGGTCGGCGACGTGCTGCGCACGAAGCAGCCGCTGCCGCCGATGATCGTCGTGAGCGAAGAGCAGACGGTGAAAGAGGCGCTCGACCTGCTGCGCCGCTATGAGATCTCGCAGCTCCCGGTGATGCGCGGCAACGACGTCGTCGGCTCGATCAACGACGTCGCCGTGATGCAGGCCGTGTTCGATCACGCGGACATCATGCACAAACCGGTCGTCGAGGTGATGGGCCGTCCGTTCCCCGCGCTCGAGCACGATTCCGAGGTCGGGATGGCGTACAAACTGCTCACGATGGCAAACCACGCAATCGTCGTCACCGAAAATGCGCGTCCCGTCGGCGTGGTGACGCGCCAGGACGTCATCTCGTTCCTCTCGGCGCAGACCGCCGGATGA
- the rapZ gene encoding RNase adapter RapZ has protein sequence MRRLVIVTGLSGAGKSQAMKSFEDFGFACLDNAPPVFARSFAALAEHAGIDDAALALDVRTLGPFGDAVDAIEELARHGNRPDVLFLDAEDETLIRRYSETRRRHPYGDGVAGLAEAIRTERAALVALRDRADYVWDTSRLTLGQLKDRIGTTFVGPDARRLRIAIVAFGFKYGIPLDADLLFDVRFLPNPNYVEDLRALTGADAPVAAYLEAIPETETFLQHLFGLLAFLVPHYEREGKSQLTLAIGCTGGRHRSVYLARRTLRYLRETTGALTTFDARDVNR, from the coding sequence ATGCGCCGTCTTGTCATCGTAACGGGGCTGTCGGGCGCGGGCAAGAGTCAGGCGATGAAATCGTTCGAGGACTTTGGGTTCGCATGCCTCGACAACGCGCCGCCGGTGTTCGCGCGGTCGTTCGCCGCGCTCGCGGAGCACGCGGGGATCGACGACGCAGCGCTCGCGCTCGACGTCCGCACCCTCGGTCCGTTCGGTGACGCCGTCGACGCGATCGAGGAACTCGCGCGCCACGGCAACCGCCCCGACGTGCTGTTCCTCGACGCCGAAGACGAGACGCTGATCCGCCGTTACAGCGAGACGCGCCGGCGCCACCCGTACGGCGACGGCGTTGCCGGTCTCGCAGAGGCGATCCGGACCGAACGAGCAGCGCTCGTTGCGCTTCGGGACCGCGCCGATTACGTCTGGGACACGAGCCGGCTCACGCTGGGCCAGCTCAAGGACCGCATCGGAACGACGTTCGTCGGTCCCGACGCGCGCCGGCTGCGGATCGCGATCGTCGCGTTCGGATTCAAGTACGGGATCCCGCTCGACGCCGATCTGCTCTTCGACGTGCGGTTTCTGCCGAACCCGAATTACGTCGAAGACCTGCGCGCGCTCACCGGCGCCGACGCGCCCGTCGCCGCCTATCTCGAAGCGATCCCGGAGACCGAGACGTTCCTGCAGCACCTCTTCGGCCTGCTGGCATTTCTCGTGCCGCACTACGAGCGCGAAGGAAAATCCCAATTGACCCTCGCGATCGGCTGCACCGGCGGCCGCCACCGCAGCGTGTACCTGGCGCGGCGCACGTTGCGCTATCTGCGCGAGACGACCGGGGCGCTGACGACGTTCGATGCGCGAGACGTGAACCGATGA
- a CDS encoding glycerate kinase, with the protein MRVVIAPDKFKGSLDAAQVAAALRAGVHDVVPGAECTLIPMADGGDGTVDAFLAAGALPRRVRVRGPLGAPVDAVYAIDADLAVIEMAAASGLVLAGSALDPRRATTFGTGELLRDALDAGARRIVLGIGGSATTDGGAGALAALGVRFLDAAGAPLEPEPAALADVERIDLGGLDARIRAIDLAIACDVDNPLLGPQGAAAVYGPQKGAGDADVAFLDGVLARLARALEAATATDLREMPGAGAAGGLGWGLASVCGARLRRGVMLVADVRGLGEALRGADWCLTGEGRIDDQTLRGKVVDGVAALARSAAVPVIAFGGSVDLAAERALRERGVACVPIVTGPVTLEAAMADAAPNLRAAAARAIALTMLSA; encoded by the coding sequence GTGCGCGTCGTCATCGCGCCGGACAAATTCAAAGGGAGTCTCGACGCGGCGCAGGTCGCCGCGGCGCTGCGCGCCGGCGTGCACGACGTCGTCCCCGGCGCGGAGTGCACGCTGATCCCGATGGCGGACGGCGGCGACGGCACCGTCGATGCGTTTCTCGCTGCCGGCGCGCTGCCGCGCCGGGTGCGCGTGCGCGGACCGCTGGGCGCGCCGGTCGACGCCGTGTACGCGATCGACGCAGACCTGGCGGTGATCGAGATGGCGGCGGCGTCGGGGCTCGTGCTCGCAGGAAGCGCGCTCGATCCGCGCCGCGCGACGACCTTCGGCACCGGCGAGTTGCTGCGCGACGCGCTCGACGCCGGCGCGCGCCGCATCGTGCTGGGGATCGGCGGGAGCGCGACGACCGACGGCGGCGCCGGCGCGCTCGCCGCGCTCGGCGTCCGTTTCCTCGACGCGGCGGGAGCGCCGTTGGAACCGGAACCCGCTGCGCTTGCGGACGTCGAGCGCATCGACCTTGGCGGCCTCGACGCGCGCATCCGCGCCATCGATCTTGCGATCGCGTGCGACGTCGACAACCCGCTGCTCGGGCCGCAGGGCGCCGCCGCGGTCTACGGACCGCAAAAGGGCGCCGGCGACGCCGACGTCGCGTTTCTCGACGGCGTGCTCGCGCGGCTGGCGCGCGCGCTGGAGGCGGCGACGGCGACCGACTTGCGGGAGATGCCCGGCGCGGGCGCCGCCGGCGGGCTGGGCTGGGGCCTCGCGAGCGTCTGCGGAGCGCGCCTGCGCCGCGGCGTGATGCTGGTCGCCGACGTTCGCGGCCTCGGCGAGGCGCTGCGCGGCGCCGATTGGTGTTTGACCGGCGAGGGGCGCATCGACGACCAGACGTTGCGCGGGAAGGTCGTCGACGGCGTCGCGGCGCTCGCGCGGTCTGCGGCAGTCCCCGTCATCGCGTTCGGCGGCAGCGTCGACCTCGCGGCGGAACGTGCGTTACGCGAACGCGGCGTCGCCTGCGTTCCCATCGTCACCGGTCCGGTGACGCTCGAGGCGGCAATGGCAGACGCCGCGCCCAACCTGCGCGCCGCCGCGGCGCGCGCGATCGCGCTGACGATGCTCTCCGCGTGA
- a CDS encoding carboxypeptidase-like regulatory domain-containing protein: MRTSRARFVLAAASLAALAACGAPQVPPAQNYGTIRGRAYDIATNQPVAGVVVTTFTILSATTGADGTYRIPNIPAGQYTVQAQAPQGYSVRPNPAYSGSIALGDTITVDIPLSKP, translated from the coding sequence GTGAGGACCTCACGCGCCCGCTTCGTTTTGGCCGCTGCGTCGCTCGCCGCGCTGGCGGCGTGCGGTGCCCCGCAGGTGCCGCCGGCGCAGAACTACGGGACGATTCGCGGCCGCGCGTACGACATCGCGACGAACCAGCCCGTTGCGGGCGTGGTGGTGACGACGTTCACGATCCTCAGCGCGACGACCGGCGCCGACGGCACGTACCGCATCCCCAATATCCCGGCCGGCCAGTACACCGTCCAGGCGCAGGCGCCGCAAGGCTACAGCGTGCGGCCCAACCCCGCGTATTCCGGCAGCATCGCGCTCGGTGACACGATCACCGTCGACATCCCGCTGAGCAAACCGTAG
- a CDS encoding cystathionine gamma-synthase, producing MSGEMDFATRAIHVGQDPDPTTGATIVPIYATSTYTQEAAGKHKGFDYSRTVNPTRVALEKQLASLEDARFASAFASGMAATSAVMNLLSSGDHVIVTEDLYGGTYRLFSRVLVRYGLEFSYVDMTDPAAVRAAIKPNTKMFWIETPTNPLLRLIDIAAIVALKPCGTLVTVDNTFATPYFQSPLALGAEIVVHSTTKYIGGHSDVVGGVAITDDASIAETIAFHQNAVGGVPGPFDAFLTSRGAKTLAVRMREHERNAHAVAAFLEERDDVARVFYPGLLSHPQHELAKRQMRGFGGMVSFTLRGPESRALETAKHTRLFSLAESLGGVESLITHPARMTHGSIPKEDRERRGVGDGLLRLSVGLEAARDLIADLRRALDATITLAGIAGTSNGAGDASHPERIPATQSEGAPTS from the coding sequence ATGAGCGGCGAGATGGACTTCGCGACGCGGGCGATCCACGTCGGCCAGGATCCCGATCCGACAACGGGCGCGACGATCGTCCCGATCTACGCGACGTCGACCTACACTCAGGAGGCGGCCGGCAAGCACAAGGGCTTCGACTACTCGCGCACCGTCAACCCGACGCGCGTCGCGCTCGAAAAGCAGTTGGCCTCGCTCGAGGATGCCCGCTTCGCCTCCGCGTTCGCGTCGGGAATGGCGGCGACATCGGCGGTCATGAACCTGCTCTCGTCGGGCGATCACGTCATCGTCACCGAGGACCTCTACGGCGGAACCTACCGGCTCTTCTCGCGCGTGCTGGTGCGCTACGGCCTGGAGTTCAGCTACGTCGACATGACCGATCCCGCCGCGGTCCGGGCGGCGATCAAGCCCAACACCAAAATGTTCTGGATCGAGACGCCGACGAATCCGCTGCTGCGCCTGATCGATATCGCGGCGATCGTCGCGCTCAAGCCCTGCGGGACGCTCGTCACCGTCGACAACACGTTCGCGACGCCGTACTTTCAGTCGCCCCTCGCGCTCGGCGCCGAGATCGTCGTCCACTCGACCACGAAGTACATCGGCGGGCACTCCGACGTCGTCGGCGGCGTCGCGATCACCGACGACGCGTCGATCGCCGAGACGATCGCGTTCCATCAGAACGCGGTCGGCGGCGTCCCCGGACCGTTCGATGCGTTTCTGACGTCGCGCGGCGCCAAGACCCTGGCCGTGCGGATGCGCGAGCACGAGCGCAACGCGCATGCCGTCGCGGCGTTCCTTGAAGAACGCGACGACGTGGCGCGCGTATTCTATCCCGGACTGCTCTCGCATCCCCAGCACGAGCTCGCGAAGCGGCAGATGCGCGGCTTCGGCGGGATGGTCTCGTTCACGCTGCGCGGACCGGAGTCGCGCGCGCTCGAGACCGCCAAGCACACGCGCCTCTTCTCGCTCGCCGAATCGCTCGGCGGCGTCGAGTCCCTGATCACGCACCCCGCCCGCATGACGCACGGATCGATCCCCAAAGAAGATCGCGAACGGCGCGGAGTCGGCGACGGCTTGCTGCGGCTCTCCGTCGGACTCGAAGCAGCGCGCGACCTGATCGCCGATCTGCGCCGGGCGCTCGACGCGACGATCACGCTCGCCGGGATTGCCGGGACGAGCAACGGCGCCGGCGATGCTTCGCATCCCGAACGCATCCCCGCCACCCAGAGCGAGGGCGCACCGACCTCATAG
- a CDS encoding gluconeogenesis factor YvcK family protein: protein MSTRMRRSLNLWRWLIPGLRVKRWLLLALIGATLFVNGLSRYLTDEGYSLSINEMVDTVVSEFFPPGYLSWIFMVLGVLLVGLGIWRWLNAIVTAVTPEGSSRVLDAIMERRLESGYRIVVVGGGTGLSTMLRGLKRVTTNLTAVVTVSDDGGSSGRLQKELGVLPPGDIRNCLVALADDEALVTSLFRYRFSEGEGLTGHSFGNLFLAAMTGITGNFDEAIKVSSRVLNVKGRVLPSTLAVARLCAKLTDGRIVEGESQIPQARGTIERVYLEPAYAAPLADVITAIREADAIVLGPGSLYTSIMPNLLVDRVALEIEAASAVKIYVCNVMTQPGETDDYTAARHVRALTDGAGARVCDVVIVNDELPRKLRDLYAEEGQVPVQVDEAELRALDVRVVRAAVISETETVRHDPERLADVVIGIVDEAVATRASYVRFRQSTTPTTPSAPSPAT, encoded by the coding sequence ATGAGCACCCGCATGCGCCGCTCGCTGAACCTTTGGCGCTGGCTGATCCCCGGCCTGCGCGTGAAGCGCTGGCTGCTGCTCGCGCTGATCGGCGCGACGCTGTTCGTCAACGGGCTTTCGCGGTATCTGACCGATGAAGGCTACTCGCTGAGCATCAACGAGATGGTCGACACGGTCGTCTCGGAGTTCTTCCCGCCGGGCTACCTCTCGTGGATCTTCATGGTGCTGGGCGTGCTGCTCGTCGGGCTGGGCATCTGGCGCTGGCTCAACGCGATCGTGACGGCGGTGACGCCCGAGGGTTCGAGCCGCGTCCTCGACGCGATCATGGAACGCCGTCTCGAGAGCGGGTACCGCATCGTCGTCGTCGGCGGCGGCACCGGTCTCTCGACGATGCTGCGCGGGCTCAAGCGGGTGACGACGAATCTCACCGCCGTCGTCACCGTGAGCGACGACGGCGGTTCGTCGGGCCGGCTGCAAAAGGAACTCGGCGTGCTGCCGCCCGGCGACATCCGCAACTGTCTGGTCGCGCTCGCCGACGACGAAGCCCTGGTCACCTCGCTCTTCCGCTACCGCTTCTCCGAGGGCGAAGGGCTCACCGGACACTCTTTCGGCAACCTGTTTTTGGCCGCGATGACCGGGATTACCGGGAACTTCGACGAGGCGATCAAGGTGTCGAGCCGCGTCCTCAACGTGAAAGGACGCGTGCTTCCGTCGACGCTCGCCGTCGCGCGGCTCTGCGCGAAGCTCACCGACGGCCGCATCGTCGAGGGCGAGTCGCAGATCCCGCAGGCGCGCGGCACGATCGAGCGCGTCTACCTCGAACCGGCGTATGCCGCGCCGCTGGCCGACGTAATCACCGCGATCCGCGAAGCCGACGCGATCGTCCTCGGACCGGGCTCGCTCTACACCTCGATCATGCCGAACCTGCTCGTCGATCGCGTCGCGCTCGAGATCGAAGCGGCCAGCGCCGTGAAGATCTACGTCTGCAACGTGATGACCCAGCCGGGCGAGACCGACGACTACACCGCCGCACGCCATGTGCGGGCGCTCACCGACGGGGCGGGCGCGCGCGTCTGCGACGTCGTGATCGTCAACGACGAGCTGCCGCGCAAACTGCGCGACCTCTACGCCGAAGAGGGTCAGGTTCCGGTGCAGGTCGACGAAGCCGAACTGCGCGCACTGGACGTGCGCGTGGTGCGCGCCGCAGTGATCAGCGAAACCGAGACGGTCCGCCACGACCCCGAGCGGCTCGCCGACGTCGTCATCGGGATTGTCGACGAAGCCGTCGCGACGCGCGCGTCGTACGTGCGCTTTCGTCAGAGCACCACGCCGACGACGCCGAGCGCTCCGAGCCCCGCGACCTAA
- a CDS encoding DUF5069 domain-containing protein: MATDFRHGDFPRRGREALDGYLWLARVFDKARASRDGTIFDYIYPCPMDRGVFDRWGITSRMFDAALENARTDDEILAWLKARVPESRRDEANRWLLEEKIENLDRQDAEEGVVPA; this comes from the coding sequence ATGGCTACGGATTTTCGTCACGGTGATTTCCCGCGTCGCGGGCGCGAGGCGCTCGACGGCTACCTTTGGCTGGCTCGGGTGTTCGACAAAGCGCGAGCGTCCCGGGACGGCACGATCTTCGACTACATCTACCCGTGCCCGATGGATCGCGGCGTCTTCGACCGCTGGGGGATCACCTCGCGGATGTTCGACGCGGCGCTCGAGAACGCGCGTACCGACGACGAGATCCTGGCGTGGCTGAAAGCGCGCGTCCCGGAATCGCGGCGCGACGAGGCCAATCGCTGGCTTCTCGAGGAGAAGATCGAAAACTTGGATCGCCAGGACGCGGAAGAGGGCGTCGTTCCGGCCTGA